The proteins below are encoded in one region of Sphingobacterium sp. R2:
- a CDS encoding GMC family oxidoreductase has product MANLNIDSEKSRTYDAIVIGSGISGGWSAKELCEKGLKTLVLERGRDVQHIKDYPTTNMMPWEFEHRNEMPFKVKEENPVVSKCYAFHEDSAHFFVKDKEHPYIQEKPFDWIRGYQVGGKSLLWARQTQRWSDFDFEGPARDGFAVDWPIRYADLAPWYSYVEKFAGIAGNHDGLPELPDGEFLPGYPLNIVEKYFKESVQKRFPERKVISARCAHLSKPNPIHIEQGRVQCQNRVLCQRGCPFGGYFSSNATTIPWAAKTGNMTLRPFSVVHSILYDEQKGKAVGVRVIDTNTKEEIDFYAKLIFVNAAAINTNLILLNSTSNRFPNGLGNDSGVLGKYVAFHNYSARIYAEYEGLLDFKTEGRNPAGGGYIPRFRNLHKQETDFLRGYAAGFGASRGKQSDRSGLGLDLKNNLLNPKLGIWQVGSHMMGETIPKESGMVSLDGSKKDDWGIPLLKIAVDYDENDEKMKKDYIAVMTEMFTDAGFTNIRPDTRWQAPGLDIHEMGGARMGHDPKTSVLNKWNQMHAVKNVFVTDGASMTSTSTQNPSLTYMAFSARAVDYAISEMKKGNI; this is encoded by the coding sequence ATGGCAAATTTAAATATTGACAGTGAAAAAAGCAGGACCTACGATGCTATTGTAATCGGTTCTGGAATTAGCGGAGGATGGTCCGCAAAAGAGTTGTGCGAGAAGGGGTTAAAAACATTGGTGTTGGAACGTGGACGTGATGTTCAGCATATTAAAGATTACCCAACCACCAATATGATGCCCTGGGAGTTTGAGCATCGGAACGAGATGCCTTTCAAAGTAAAGGAAGAAAATCCAGTCGTCAGCAAATGTTATGCATTTCATGAAGATTCAGCCCATTTTTTTGTGAAGGACAAAGAGCACCCGTATATTCAGGAGAAACCTTTTGATTGGATCAGGGGATACCAGGTGGGGGGTAAATCGCTGTTATGGGCGAGACAGACACAACGTTGGTCTGATTTTGATTTTGAAGGCCCTGCCAGAGATGGCTTTGCTGTAGATTGGCCGATACGTTACGCCGATTTAGCGCCTTGGTACAGTTACGTCGAAAAATTTGCCGGCATTGCTGGAAACCACGACGGACTTCCAGAATTGCCAGATGGTGAGTTTCTGCCGGGATACCCTTTAAATATTGTTGAAAAGTATTTTAAAGAAAGCGTTCAAAAGAGATTTCCGGAACGCAAGGTAATTTCAGCCCGCTGTGCACACCTCTCTAAGCCCAATCCCATTCACATCGAGCAAGGTCGTGTACAGTGTCAAAATCGGGTACTTTGCCAGCGCGGATGCCCTTTCGGTGGATATTTCAGTTCGAATGCCACGACAATCCCTTGGGCCGCAAAGACCGGAAATATGACCTTACGGCCATTTTCTGTAGTTCACTCCATCCTGTATGATGAACAAAAAGGAAAAGCCGTGGGCGTACGTGTGATTGACACCAATACAAAAGAAGAAATTGATTTTTATGCTAAGCTGATTTTTGTCAATGCGGCGGCAATCAATACAAATTTGATCTTATTGAATTCTACATCCAACCGCTTTCCAAATGGTTTGGGCAACGATAGTGGCGTTTTAGGCAAATACGTTGCCTTTCATAATTATAGTGCACGTATCTATGCCGAGTATGAAGGTTTGTTAGATTTTAAGACCGAAGGGCGGAATCCCGCAGGTGGAGGATATATTCCACGTTTCAGGAACTTGCACAAGCAGGAGACCGACTTTTTAAGGGGGTATGCTGCCGGATTCGGAGCTTCGCGCGGTAAACAGTCCGATCGTTCGGGTTTAGGACTTGATCTGAAAAATAATTTGTTAAATCCTAAACTGGGTATTTGGCAGGTCGGATCTCACATGATGGGTGAAACCATACCAAAAGAATCAGGGATGGTTTCATTAGATGGAAGTAAAAAAGATGATTGGGGAATTCCGCTGTTAAAAATTGCTGTCGATTATGATGAGAACGATGAAAAAATGAAAAAAGATTACATCGCTGTCATGACAGAAATGTTTACGGATGCTGGATTTACAAATATTCGGCCCGATACACGCTGGCAGGCTCCGGGGCTGGATATCCACGAAATGGGCGGAGCTCGTATGGGACACGATCCGAAGACTTCGGTATTGAACAAATGGAATCAAATGCATGCGGTGAAAAATGTATTTGTCACTGATGGTGCAAGTATGACGTCTACATCAACACAAAATCCTTCATTGACGTATATGGCATTTTCGGCACGGGCTGTCGATTATGCGATCAGCGAAATGAAAAAAGGAAATATCTAA
- a CDS encoding HAD family phosphatase, producing MDKIKAVLFDLDGTLIDSEYFYFKNWAPILKDEFNLVISYEDWIRDFAGHTLAHNVKRLVDDYGYDTTEEYMWKRTRAAYADSNMSDIELMPDAREILTFLKESGIHIGLVTSSFRSTVDTVLGKHGLLDYFEFFVTRECVEFPKPNPEPYRLALTNLNLAADSCVAIEDTITGSKSALGAGMRLIAVTKQEVERARLTAVDNIVENLSEAKALLSQWI from the coding sequence ATGGATAAAATTAAGGCAGTGTTATTTGACCTAGACGGAACGTTGATTGATTCGGAATATTTCTATTTCAAAAATTGGGCGCCGATATTAAAGGATGAATTTAATTTAGTGATCAGCTACGAAGATTGGATTCGTGATTTTGCAGGGCATACTTTAGCACATAATGTCAAACGATTGGTCGATGACTACGGCTACGATACGACGGAAGAATATATGTGGAAGCGTACACGTGCAGCTTATGCCGATTCCAACATGAGCGACATTGAATTGATGCCGGATGCCCGGGAAATCTTAACGTTTTTGAAAGAGAGCGGCATTCATATCGGACTTGTCACCTCCAGTTTCCGCAGTACGGTAGATACGGTTTTGGGTAAACATGGGCTTTTGGATTATTTTGAATTTTTCGTTACCCGTGAGTGCGTCGAATTTCCCAAGCCTAATCCGGAGCCATACCGTTTGGCATTGACGAACTTAAACTTAGCAGCGGATAGTTGTGTGGCTATTGAGGATACGATAACTGGAAGTAAATCGGCTTTGGGCGCGGGTATGCGGTTGATTGCGGTAACGAAACAGGAGGTAGAACGTGCTAGACTAACAGCTGTGGATAACATTGTGGAAAACTTATCTGAAGCAAAAGCGCTGTTATCACAATGGATTTAA
- a CDS encoding M23 family metallopeptidase, protein MIKKTTAMLSLLACMTGLSKGQDIIKSRNYPQNYFVRPMDIPPQASGSFGELRATHFHGGDDYRTQQRINIPVHAAAEGFVSRVRVQIGGGGNYVYIDHPNGYTSVYMHLESFNSDLAKIVKDEQYKQKRFDVDIFLKPNQVPVRKGEFIANSGNTGGSAGPHLHFEIRDTKAQLPLNPQLFGLLFPDGVKPIIRGMTVYDLGSELFDENTPRRHQTIKSAGNGTYSLASTAPIPVNGTFGLGINTVDKRRGISFTYGVYSIELFLDNKNISTVLFESIPFDQTRAIQSYVDYPYSKKSGVRVQKSFKDPNNPINIFKNLDNLGKITLKDNEVHDVKYVVKDVQGNTSELNFKVQNNPSLSISRPNAKGLKMFHYADENKYEAENARIYMGKNILYDDLYFNYSQAAKPARGYSAMHYIHNSYTPVFGYYKLMIKPDYTLSDNLYDKALIVSSDGGAQGGQYENGWVVANVREFGGFYIAVDTIAPNITARNLTDGKNVSNQRSIDFTISDNLSGIATFDAYIDGKWALMKYDPKTRHIWHDFEPELSSGRHEFKLEVKDNKGNLKTYEASFMK, encoded by the coding sequence ATGATAAAAAAAACGACAGCAATGCTCTCCCTGCTGGCCTGCATGACAGGTCTAAGCAAGGGACAAGATATTATCAAAAGCCGCAATTATCCACAAAATTATTTTGTACGCCCCATGGATATTCCTCCACAGGCTTCGGGATCGTTTGGGGAATTGCGCGCGACGCATTTTCATGGCGGAGACGATTACCGCACACAACAACGTATAAATATCCCTGTACATGCAGCAGCCGAAGGTTTTGTATCCCGTGTGCGAGTACAAATAGGTGGTGGGGGCAATTATGTTTACATTGATCATCCCAATGGTTATACCTCGGTGTACATGCACCTCGAAAGCTTTAATTCGGATCTTGCGAAAATCGTTAAAGATGAGCAGTACAAGCAAAAACGTTTTGATGTCGATATATTTCTCAAACCCAACCAAGTTCCTGTAAGAAAAGGTGAGTTTATTGCAAATTCAGGTAATACCGGTGGTTCAGCCGGCCCACATCTTCATTTCGAGATCCGGGATACAAAAGCACAATTGCCGCTCAATCCGCAATTGTTTGGCCTGTTGTTTCCAGACGGTGTAAAACCGATTATCCGCGGTATGACGGTCTACGATTTAGGTTCCGAATTATTCGACGAAAACACACCCCGAAGACATCAGACGATCAAGTCGGCCGGCAATGGTACCTATAGCTTAGCGAGTACCGCGCCGATACCAGTGAATGGTACCTTTGGGTTGGGAATCAACACGGTTGATAAACGGAGAGGCATCTCTTTTACATATGGTGTGTATTCGATTGAACTATTTCTGGACAATAAAAACATCAGCACGGTACTGTTCGAATCCATTCCTTTTGATCAGACCCGTGCGATACAGTCCTACGTAGACTACCCTTATTCAAAAAAGTCAGGGGTACGCGTGCAAAAGAGCTTCAAAGATCCAAACAATCCGATCAACATCTTCAAAAACTTGGATAACCTCGGTAAAATAACGTTGAAAGACAATGAGGTCCATGATGTAAAATATGTCGTTAAAGATGTCCAAGGGAATACGAGTGAATTGAATTTTAAGGTACAAAATAACCCATCGCTGTCAATCAGCCGCCCAAATGCGAAGGGGCTTAAAATGTTTCACTATGCCGATGAAAACAAATATGAGGCGGAAAATGCGCGTATTTACATGGGTAAAAACATATTGTATGATGACCTTTATTTCAATTATTCACAGGCTGCAAAACCGGCAAGGGGTTACTCGGCAATGCATTATATCCATAACAGCTATACGCCGGTGTTCGGATATTATAAGCTCATGATCAAACCAGACTACACCCTGTCTGATAACCTGTATGACAAAGCCTTGATTGTTTCTTCTGATGGCGGAGCACAAGGTGGTCAATATGAGAACGGCTGGGTGGTAGCCAACGTACGCGAATTTGGTGGTTTTTACATCGCTGTCGATACCATTGCACCAAATATCACTGCGCGTAACCTGACCGACGGCAAGAATGTTTCCAATCAACGCTCCATCGATTTTACCATCAGTGACAATCTATCGGGTATAGCTACTTTTGACGCTTATATTGACGGGAAATGGGCTTTAATGAAATATGACCCTAAAACAAGACATATCTGGCATGACTTCGAACCGGAACTCAGCAGTGGCAGACATGAGTTTAAACTCGAAGTGAAAGACAACAAAGGGAATTTGAAGACATACGAAGCTTCGTTTATGA
- a CDS encoding DUF6266 family protein: MAILEDGPNGGFRGKVGSVYGYNLNGKWVIRGSRRKSSKPPTHAQLTHREKMKLAGKFCGWIKPIVNFGYQFEESKKSGLGKFQLAQQQILKNAIDLDVENRPVINMEKVRVFVGELMSPEGVEARWEDDLLKLHWIPNPKYRDSTFKLNLALVSLDREGDLKMAIADVWQGECTVEIPRFKMDKFDYHVYIGFWDTYQGVLSNSTYCGVI; encoded by the coding sequence ATGGCAATATTAGAAGATGGTCCGAATGGTGGTTTTCGTGGTAAAGTGGGCTCAGTCTATGGTTATAACCTCAATGGCAAATGGGTGATACGCGGTTCGCGTAGAAAAAGTTCCAAACCTCCAACTCACGCGCAATTGACACATCGTGAAAAAATGAAATTGGCCGGTAAGTTTTGTGGCTGGATAAAGCCTATTGTTAATTTTGGGTATCAATTTGAAGAATCTAAAAAATCGGGGCTTGGGAAATTTCAGCTTGCACAACAGCAGATTCTCAAAAACGCGATTGATTTGGATGTCGAAAATAGACCTGTTATTAATATGGAAAAAGTGCGGGTATTTGTCGGGGAGCTCATGTCACCCGAAGGTGTTGAGGCTCGATGGGAGGATGATCTGCTGAAATTACACTGGATACCGAATCCGAAATACAGGGATAGCACTTTTAAATTAAATTTGGCCTTGGTCAGTTTGGATAGGGAGGGGGATCTCAAAATGGCTATCGCGGATGTATGGCAGGGTGAATGTACGGTTGAGATCCCGAGATTTAAAATGGACAAATTTGATTATCATGTCTACATCGGTTTTTGGGATACCTATCAAGGTGTACTCTCCAATTCGACCTATTGCGGTGTCATTTAA
- a CDS encoding fumarylacetoacetate hydrolase family protein codes for MKIIAIGRNYIDHAKELNNPVPETPIIFLKPDTAVLKDNKDFYYPEFSKNIQFETEVVLRICKEGKHVTPKFASTYFDAVGLGIDFTARDVQQELKAKSLPWELAKAFDHSAVISNMIPKEEFAEVNSIDFSLQQNGQKVQQGNTKDMIFSYEDLIVYTSKFITLRKGDLIYTGTPVGVGSVAIGDLLEGFIGEQKMFSCKIK; via the coding sequence ATGAAAATAATTGCTATCGGTCGCAATTACATCGACCACGCTAAAGAACTCAATAATCCAGTCCCTGAAACTCCCATTATATTTTTAAAACCTGATACTGCGGTGTTAAAGGATAACAAAGATTTCTATTATCCTGAATTTTCAAAAAATATCCAGTTTGAAACTGAAGTCGTCCTTCGGATATGTAAGGAAGGAAAACATGTGACACCAAAATTTGCATCAACTTATTTCGATGCTGTCGGCCTGGGGATTGACTTTACCGCCAGGGATGTACAGCAAGAATTAAAAGCAAAAAGCCTTCCCTGGGAATTGGCAAAAGCATTTGACCATTCGGCAGTCATCAGCAACATGATTCCTAAAGAAGAATTTGCGGAAGTAAATTCGATTGATTTCTCCCTGCAGCAAAATGGGCAAAAAGTTCAGCAGGGAAATACCAAGGACATGATATTTTCCTACGAAGATCTGATTGTATATACCTCCAAATTTATTACCCTACGCAAAGGTGACCTCATTTACACCGGAACTCCAGTTGGTGTCGGATCTGTGGCCATCGGCGATTTATTGGAAGGTTTCATTGGCGAACAGAAGATGTTTAGCTGTAAAATCAAATAG
- a CDS encoding SusC/RagA family TonB-linked outer membrane protein, whose amino-acid sequence MSKVDVKSLAQLGKKSKLFFSLAVIAGTFQQVNAAVETSFKYEGKSVVKEMNHLQQQVKGKVLDATGKPISGVNIAVKGTSKGTQSDALGNFTLDAKSGDVLVVSSVGYKSKEVTVSGTTVSVQLDDDQSQLDEVVVVGYGTMRKSDVTGSIAMVKGADMIKDQSFSPLDALRGKASGVNIFSNSSQPGAYANRVVIRGVATINSSSNPLYVVDGVVMEDFHLLNPNDIENIEVLKDASSAAIYGARGANGVILVTTKRGNKDGSRTISYQGSAGVSSVQRYMDVLNAQEWVDAFMIGLENENKYAAQFLKDRDKNWTPWSLNKKDWFNDSNYFDANGNPLYDTDWQREATRTAISHNHQLNVQQGDEKSSVGAFLNYTDQQGVVNNTWNKRVNGKLSYDAKPTSWLSTAINMTVNHTWGRYTPEDGGGQEARRTMIEMLPWYPVYDQNGQYTNSSSSTVSEKLGFEGMANPVSILDLQKRMRYNTQIFGNAALTFHLADGLDLKTQLGIDSHRKIYKGYSSISLNNISRPNGWAEINNTNTLYWQEETYLTYNKQFDKHRINAMAGLSWQARTYDNDRSRTTGFFDDFYEYNNLGIGITPDPSTSAWNRWAMNSYFLRAAYSYNDRYSATVTGRYDGSSKFGKNNKYAFFPSVGLAWNVSNEDFLKGNESISNMKLHTSFGLTGNSEIDPYKSLAIVDAGTILLDNNRAPYSFVNTIANPDLKWEKTAQFDVGVELGLWQNRLNFDVSYYRKKTTDLLLDAPLPTASGFSTVMKNIGSVQNQGLDIMVNGTIINNEDFNWKASVNANYNKNKVLTLGENNADILMNSWVGGANSIIRVGENLNSFYGYRRLGVYTQADVDAGDAKMEDIGRAKRTKDKEIIGKGLPDWTGSFVNNLRYKNFDFTLDLQFVKGVEIMQQFFHSTYDRFGITNGLKEILTDAYNGSNPNTMEQAIYLTNGGHRGQDSNVDDSWIADGSYLRVNLIQLGYTFTPDALKRIGLNRLRVYANANNPFLFTSSDFKGYDPESTSQGEGKFGQNMTFFAYPRAKTFSLGVNVTF is encoded by the coding sequence ATGAGCAAAGTTGACGTAAAATCACTTGCGCAGCTTGGGAAAAAATCGAAACTATTTTTCTCATTAGCTGTCATTGCTGGTACTTTCCAACAAGTCAATGCCGCAGTCGAAACTTCATTCAAGTACGAAGGCAAATCCGTCGTCAAAGAGATGAACCATTTGCAGCAACAAGTTAAAGGAAAAGTATTGGATGCTACCGGAAAGCCAATTTCGGGAGTAAACATCGCCGTTAAAGGTACTTCAAAAGGTACGCAATCCGATGCCTTGGGTAATTTTACACTAGATGCTAAATCGGGGGATGTACTGGTAGTTTCTTCCGTCGGTTACAAATCCAAAGAAGTTACTGTTTCCGGTACAACAGTTTCCGTGCAATTGGACGATGATCAAAGTCAATTGGACGAAGTTGTCGTTGTAGGGTACGGTACCATGCGTAAATCGGATGTAACGGGGTCTATTGCGATGGTCAAAGGAGCCGACATGATTAAAGATCAAAGTTTCAGCCCTTTGGACGCCCTAAGAGGAAAAGCTTCTGGTGTTAATATCTTTTCAAACTCGAGCCAACCGGGAGCATATGCCAACCGTGTGGTCATTCGTGGTGTGGCAACAATCAATTCTTCCTCTAATCCTCTTTACGTTGTAGATGGTGTCGTCATGGAAGATTTTCATTTGTTAAATCCGAATGATATTGAAAACATAGAGGTATTAAAAGATGCTTCCTCCGCAGCAATTTATGGTGCGCGCGGTGCAAATGGTGTTATCTTGGTGACTACAAAACGTGGAAACAAAGATGGATCTCGGACGATTAGTTATCAAGGATCGGCCGGCGTAAGTTCTGTGCAACGCTATATGGATGTGCTGAATGCGCAGGAATGGGTGGATGCCTTTATGATTGGATTAGAGAATGAAAATAAATACGCTGCGCAGTTTTTGAAAGATAGGGATAAGAACTGGACGCCTTGGTCTTTAAATAAAAAAGATTGGTTCAATGATTCCAACTATTTCGACGCGAATGGAAATCCCTTGTATGATACGGATTGGCAGCGAGAAGCGACACGTACGGCCATTTCACATAATCACCAATTAAATGTACAGCAGGGTGATGAAAAATCATCTGTTGGTGCATTCTTAAACTATACGGATCAACAGGGTGTGGTCAACAATACTTGGAACAAACGTGTTAATGGTAAATTATCTTATGATGCGAAACCGACGTCCTGGTTGTCTACAGCTATTAATATGACGGTCAATCATACCTGGGGTCGCTACACGCCGGAAGATGGTGGTGGTCAGGAAGCACGTCGAACAATGATCGAGATGTTACCTTGGTATCCGGTTTATGATCAAAATGGTCAGTATACCAATTCCTCTTCCTCTACAGTCTCCGAGAAGTTAGGGTTTGAGGGTATGGCGAATCCAGTATCAATCTTAGATCTACAAAAGAGGATGCGTTACAACACCCAGATTTTCGGAAATGCCGCATTGACTTTTCATCTGGCCGATGGATTGGATCTGAAGACACAATTGGGTATAGATAGCCACCGGAAAATTTATAAAGGCTACTCTTCAATATCGTTAAATAATATTTCTAGACCAAATGGTTGGGCAGAAATCAATAACACCAATACGCTTTACTGGCAAGAAGAAACTTATTTAACCTATAATAAGCAATTTGACAAACATAGGATCAATGCAATGGCGGGTCTGTCGTGGCAGGCAAGAACATACGATAATGACCGTTCACGAACAACAGGTTTCTTTGATGATTTTTATGAATATAATAATTTAGGTATTGGCATTACACCTGATCCGTCTACATCAGCATGGAACAGATGGGCAATGAATTCTTATTTCTTAAGAGCAGCCTATTCATACAACGACCGATATTCGGCCACCGTTACAGGCCGCTACGATGGTTCTTCCAAATTTGGTAAAAACAATAAGTATGCCTTTTTCCCTTCGGTTGGTTTAGCATGGAATGTCTCTAACGAAGATTTCCTGAAAGGAAACGAATCTATCAGTAACATGAAATTGCATACTAGTTTTGGTCTAACAGGTAATTCCGAGATAGATCCGTATAAATCACTCGCTATCGTGGATGCTGGAACGATTTTATTGGATAATAATCGTGCACCATATTCTTTTGTTAATACCATCGCTAACCCAGATTTAAAATGGGAGAAAACTGCGCAGTTTGATGTTGGGGTAGAATTAGGTTTATGGCAAAACCGTTTGAATTTTGATGTATCTTATTACCGCAAAAAGACGACGGATCTATTGTTGGATGCTCCTTTACCAACAGCCTCTGGTTTTAGTACGGTCATGAAAAATATCGGATCTGTTCAGAACCAGGGTCTGGACATTATGGTTAATGGAACGATCATAAATAATGAAGATTTCAATTGGAAGGCTTCTGTGAATGCTAACTACAATAAGAATAAAGTATTGACGCTTGGTGAAAATAACGCGGACATCCTTATGAATAGTTGGGTAGGTGGTGCTAATAGTATCATTCGCGTGGGTGAAAACCTAAATAGCTTCTATGGATATAGAAGACTAGGCGTATATACACAGGCAGACGTAGACGCAGGGGATGCGAAAATGGAAGATATTGGCCGGGCTAAACGTACTAAAGATAAGGAGATCATTGGAAAAGGGCTCCCTGATTGGACAGGAAGCTTTGTTAACAATTTGAGATATAAAAATTTTGATTTTACGCTTGATCTTCAATTTGTCAAAGGTGTAGAGATTATGCAACAATTTTTCCACTCTACCTATGACCGTTTCGGTATTACCAATGGGTTGAAAGAAATTCTGACAGATGCTTATAATGGTTCTAATCCAAATACCATGGAACAAGCTATTTATCTAACAAATGGAGGTCATCGTGGACAAGACTCCAACGTGGATGATTCTTGGATTGCAGACGGATCATATTTACGGGTCAATTTGATTCAATTGGGCTATACCTTTACGCCGGATGCACTGAAGCGCATTGGCCTCAATAGATTAAGGGTCTATGCAAACGCAAATAATCCGTTTCTATTTACATCAAGCGATTTCAAAGGTTATGATCCGGAGAGTACTTCCCAGGGAGAAGGTAAATTTGGACAAAATATGACCTTTTTTGCATATCCAAGAGCAAAAACTTTCTCTTTGGGTGTAAACGTTACATTTTAA
- a CDS encoding gluconate 2-dehydrogenase subunit 3 family protein: MNRRTAIKQFFIVAGGLTILSSCLNDGGASIVLNKLKISAEDEQFLGNLADILIPKSDTPGGKDLNLHLFVIKMVDDCESPENQAKFVAGFNALRKKLNLANRKETETTLAGLKDQTDEKAFFDMFKSRAIQGYMNSEYVMKNKVIYKLIPGPYNGEVKVKV, translated from the coding sequence ATGAACCGAAGAACCGCGATAAAGCAATTTTTCATTGTAGCAGGCGGACTGACAATTTTGTCGTCCTGTCTGAATGATGGTGGTGCGTCCATTGTATTGAATAAGCTGAAGATTTCGGCGGAGGATGAGCAATTTTTGGGCAATCTCGCCGACATACTAATTCCAAAATCGGATACACCGGGAGGAAAGGATCTGAATTTGCATCTTTTTGTCATCAAAATGGTGGACGATTGTGAGTCACCAGAAAATCAGGCTAAATTTGTCGCAGGTTTCAATGCGTTGAGGAAAAAGTTGAATTTAGCGAACCGTAAAGAAACGGAGACCACATTGGCGGGATTGAAAGACCAAACTGACGAGAAGGCTTTTTTTGATATGTTCAAATCACGTGCAATTCAGGGGTATATGAACTCAGAATATGTGATGAAGAATAAGGTGATCTATAAACTTATTCCGGGTCCGTATAATGGTGAGGTAAAAGTTAAGGTGTAA
- a CDS encoding RagB/SusD family nutrient uptake outer membrane protein yields MKNKLFMLLLAGMALTTSCNKFLEEEPRSNLSLEQYYANDGQAMATVNSLYRRGAPSRYSVAASAYVGPTASINTMLTGYFINSYEGQEQICLFARQLTRQQNTSVVSSTMNTIWDESYKAINIANAGVKYIPGINMDESRKKTLLAETKFFRAFNYFYLVKTFGAIPLSVKPNETLADELYLNRTDVAKVYELIETDLKDAVADLPATTFAARGHRVGKYVAAMTLANVYLQQGKYAEAADAAKVVINSPHKMTTNVDMAFNSAYNKLRTTDDLEEVIYAQEYDATINNSGWWTTYAFNSSATAVFDKYSIFERVYGPTNQFLNVYNTKDLRIQPNQFFHWKYTNPVNGKTWTSDVPGIWYYFDEQAATVTGRGTKDWNFYRFPEALLIAAEGIAKSTGVSAEAAGYLAQVKARANTEGKSVAAFTTELQGLSAENFVKECWKERLREFPLEFKMWDDILRTKMFPVISTTEAGKVDFVPLIGAKNASGATFKESDLLWPISPDEIQRNNKLTQNPGYQ; encoded by the coding sequence ATGAAAAATAAATTATTTATGTTGTTGCTAGCCGGCATGGCGTTGACAACATCTTGCAATAAATTTTTGGAAGAGGAGCCAAGGTCCAATTTATCCTTAGAACAATATTATGCCAATGATGGTCAGGCGATGGCTACAGTGAATTCACTTTACCGTAGGGGGGCACCATCTCGCTATTCTGTTGCTGCAAGTGCTTATGTAGGCCCTACAGCTTCAATAAATACGATGTTAACTGGTTATTTTATCAATTCCTATGAAGGTCAAGAACAAATCTGTCTATTTGCACGGCAGTTGACAAGGCAACAAAATACTAGTGTGGTGTCAAGTACCATGAATACCATTTGGGACGAAAGCTACAAAGCAATTAATATTGCCAATGCAGGTGTAAAATATATACCTGGAATTAATATGGATGAGTCCAGAAAAAAGACCTTATTGGCTGAAACTAAATTCTTCAGGGCGTTTAATTATTTTTATCTTGTTAAGACCTTTGGCGCAATCCCTCTATCCGTTAAACCAAATGAGACATTGGCTGATGAACTTTACCTAAACCGTACGGATGTTGCAAAAGTATACGAGCTGATTGAAACCGATTTGAAAGATGCTGTTGCTGATTTGCCTGCCACTACGTTTGCTGCAAGAGGACATCGAGTAGGTAAATATGTCGCAGCTATGACTCTCGCAAATGTGTATTTACAACAAGGTAAATATGCTGAGGCGGCTGATGCAGCTAAGGTTGTCATCAATTCACCCCATAAAATGACTACCAATGTGGATATGGCATTTAATAGTGCATACAACAAATTGCGCACCACTGACGACCTTGAAGAAGTGATTTACGCACAAGAATACGACGCTACAATCAATAATAGTGGTTGGTGGACAACTTACGCCTTTAATTCTTCAGCAACTGCTGTTTTCGACAAATATTCAATTTTTGAAAGGGTTTATGGTCCTACTAATCAATTCTTGAATGTTTATAATACAAAAGATTTACGTATTCAACCGAATCAGTTTTTCCATTGGAAATATACCAATCCAGTAAATGGCAAAACCTGGACATCTGACGTGCCTGGTATTTGGTATTATTTTGATGAGCAGGCAGCTACCGTAACTGGGCGGGGTACGAAGGACTGGAATTTCTACCGTTTCCCTGAAGCCTTATTGATTGCTGCTGAGGGTATTGCTAAATCAACAGGTGTAAGTGCAGAAGCAGCGGGTTATCTGGCGCAGGTCAAAGCACGTGCAAACACAGAAGGAAAATCTGTTGCTGCTTTCACGACTGAGCTACAAGGATTATCAGCAGAAAATTTTGTCAAAGAGTGCTGGAAAGAACGTCTTCGTGAGTTTCCGTTAGAATTTAAAATGTGGGATGATATTTTGAGAACGAAAATGTTCCCTGTGATCTCCACAACAGAAGCCGGAAAAGTAGATTTTGTTCCGCTTATTGGTGCGAAAAACGCATCTGGTGCGACATTTAAAGAATCCGACCTCTTATGGCCTATTTCACCTGATGAGATTCAACGCAACAATAAATTGACGCAGAATCCAGGGTATCAATAG